Proteins encoded within one genomic window of uncultured Sphingopyxis sp.:
- a CDS encoding superoxide dismutase — MTIAFPPLPYAQDALAPHISADTLATHHGKHHKTYVDKVNAAIEGTELADKTLEEIIHHAEGSGNKGLFNNSAQSWNHAFYWNSLSPTKTAPAGDLAAAIDRDFGSLDELKKKLKETAVNHFASGWAWLVSRDGALSVTDTHDAGTELTAGIKPLLVIDVWEHAYYIDRKNVRPDYVNAVVDELLNWDFAAENLARDGTWTYPA; from the coding sequence ATGACGATCGCTTTCCCGCCGCTGCCCTATGCCCAGGACGCGCTGGCGCCGCATATCTCGGCCGACACGCTCGCGACCCACCATGGCAAGCACCACAAGACCTATGTCGACAAGGTCAACGCCGCGATCGAGGGCACCGAGCTTGCCGACAAAACCCTCGAGGAAATCATCCACCACGCCGAGGGATCGGGCAACAAGGGCCTGTTCAACAATAGCGCCCAGTCGTGGAACCACGCCTTTTACTGGAACAGCCTGTCGCCCACGAAGACCGCGCCCGCCGGCGATCTCGCCGCCGCGATCGACCGCGACTTCGGTTCGCTCGACGAGCTGAAGAAGAAGCTCAAGGAGACCGCGGTCAACCATTTCGCGTCGGGCTGGGCCTGGCTCGTCTCACGCGACGGCGCGCTGTCGGTCACCGACACGCATGATGCCGGTACCGAGCTGACCGCGGGTATCAAGCCGCTGCTGGTGATCGACGTGTGGGAACATGCCTATTATATCGACCGCAAGAATGTCCGCCCCGACTATGTGAATGCGGTGGTCGACGAGCTCTTGAACTGGGATTTCGCCGCCGAAAATCTCGCGCGTGACGGGACGTGGACCTATCCGGCGTAA
- a CDS encoding cisplatin damage response ATP-dependent DNA ligase: MKRFAALIDRLIYTRSRNTKLALIADYLRHTPDPDRGWAIAALTESLDFPAVKAGTVRALLATRVDEELFRLSRHFVGDTAETAALLWPEPDKPLPFRSVGSAMPPAWPKPSGGRFTRHWVGVGAISLAQGRWPPPAATREQSSQVSLPSPEGEGGLSVSEAVAALSAATRSDAPAVVASLLDRLDADGRYALLKLALGGMRVGVSARLAKQAFAQAFAVPVDDVEELWHAIPPPYAPLFAWGEGRAERPDLADVAFFRPFMLAHPLEGESVDLADYAAEWKWDGIRVQIVRAGKGGGSETRIYSRGGEEIGGAFPELVAAFDQDAVIDGELLVRGAVQGGEAASFNALQQRLGRKTVSKKMLADYPAFVRVYDLLALDGNDLRGLPWTERRRQLEAFVPRLAASHFDLSQVIDAKDFDDLAERRAGARDAAIEGVMLKRRDAPYVAGRRAGLWYKWKRDPLTADCVMMYAQRGNGRRASFYSDYTFGCWSDAGELLPVGKAYSGFTDEELKWLDKFVRDHTLNRFGPVREVEKSLVLEVAFDSIHGSKRHKSGLAMRFPRISRIRRDKPAEEADRIATLRAMVT; the protein is encoded by the coding sequence GTGAAACGCTTCGCGGCCCTGATCGACCGGCTGATCTACACGCGCTCGCGCAATACGAAGCTTGCGCTGATCGCCGATTATCTGCGCCATACGCCTGATCCCGACCGCGGCTGGGCGATCGCGGCGCTGACCGAGAGCCTCGACTTTCCGGCGGTGAAGGCGGGGACGGTGCGGGCGCTGCTGGCGACGCGCGTGGATGAGGAATTGTTCCGCCTGTCGCGCCACTTCGTCGGCGATACGGCGGAGACGGCGGCGCTGTTGTGGCCGGAGCCTGATAAGCCCCTCCCCTTCAGGAGTGTCGGGTCGGCCATGCCCCCGGCATGGCCTAAACCGTCCGGGGGACGGTTTACCCGACACTGGGTTGGGGTGGGGGCCATCAGCCTTGCGCAAGGCCGATGGCCCCCACCCGCTGCGACTAGGGAGCAAAGCTCCCAAGTCTCGCTGCCCTCCCCTGAAGGGGAGGGCGGATTGAGCGTCTCCGAAGCCGTCGCAGCCCTCTCCGCCGCCACGCGCAGCGATGCCCCGGCCGTCGTTGCTTCGCTGCTCGACCGGCTCGACGCCGACGGGCGCTATGCGCTGCTCAAGCTCGCGCTCGGCGGGATGCGCGTCGGGGTGTCGGCGCGGCTCGCGAAGCAGGCGTTCGCGCAGGCGTTCGCCGTGCCGGTCGACGATGTCGAGGAGCTGTGGCACGCGATCCCGCCGCCCTATGCGCCGCTGTTCGCGTGGGGCGAGGGAAGGGCGGAGCGCCCCGACCTCGCCGATGTGGCTTTCTTCCGTCCCTTCATGCTCGCGCATCCGCTTGAGGGAGAGAGCGTCGATCTCGCCGATTATGCCGCCGAGTGGAAATGGGACGGCATCCGCGTCCAGATCGTGCGCGCAGGGAAGGGGGGCGGCAGCGAGACGCGCATCTACAGCCGCGGCGGCGAGGAGATCGGCGGGGCGTTTCCCGAGCTGGTCGCGGCCTTCGATCAGGACGCGGTGATCGATGGCGAGTTGCTCGTGCGCGGGGCAGTCCAAGGGGGTGAAGCGGCGAGTTTCAACGCGCTCCAGCAACGGCTCGGGCGCAAGACGGTGTCCAAAAAGATGCTCGCCGATTATCCGGCCTTCGTGCGCGTCTATGACCTGCTCGCGCTCGACGGCAATGACCTGCGCGGCCTGCCGTGGACCGAACGGCGGCGGCAGCTGGAGGCTTTCGTCCCGCGCCTCGCCGCCAGCCATTTCGACCTGTCGCAGGTGATCGATGCGAAGGACTTCGACGACCTTGCCGAACGCCGCGCGGGCGCGCGCGACGCCGCGATCGAGGGGGTGATGCTCAAGCGCCGCGATGCGCCCTATGTCGCCGGCCGCCGCGCGGGGCTGTGGTACAAGTGGAAGCGCGACCCGCTCACCGCCGACTGCGTGATGATGTATGCGCAGCGCGGCAATGGGCGCCGCGCGAGCTTCTATTCGGACTATACCTTCGGATGCTGGTCCGACGCGGGCGAGTTGCTGCCGGTAGGGAAGGCCTATTCGGGCTTCACCGACGAGGAGTTGAAATGGCTCGACAAATTCGTGCGCGACCACACGCTGAACCGCTTCGGCCCGGTGCGCGAGGTCGAAAAGTCGCTCGTGCTCGAAGTCGCCTTCGATTCGATCCATGGCAGCAAGCGCCACAAATCGGGGCTCGCGATGCGCTTCCCGCGCATATCGCGCATCCGCCGCGACAAGCCCGCCGAGGAGGCCGACCGCATCGCGACGCTGCGGGCGATGGTGACCTAG
- a CDS encoding ligase-associated DNA damage response exonuclease: MAKSKTWIESHPSGIYVKPADLWIDPSRPVARAAVTHGHADHARSGHGAVFATPGTLAIMALRYGVDAEASHNQAFGYGDGFERGGVRFSFHPAGHVLGSAQILMEYRGERIVVTGDYKRRADPTCAPFEVVPCDIFVTEATFGLPVFRHPPTGDEIAKLLAAVRAEPERSVLVGAYALGKAQRVITELRGAGWDAPIYIHGALEKMCQLYAIHGVELGELRLVSETGKAEMAGQIVLAPPSALNDRWSRRLPDPVTAMASGWMRVRQRARQRMVELPLVISDHADWDELTATIAEVNPRETWITHGSEDGLLRWCELTQRKARALHLVGRDVEDEGGEAAA; encoded by the coding sequence ATGGCGAAGTCCAAAACCTGGATCGAGTCGCACCCCAGCGGCATCTATGTGAAGCCCGCCGACCTGTGGATCGACCCGTCGCGCCCGGTTGCGCGCGCCGCGGTGACGCACGGCCACGCCGACCATGCGCGCAGCGGCCATGGCGCGGTGTTCGCGACGCCCGGGACGCTCGCGATCATGGCGCTGCGCTATGGCGTCGATGCCGAGGCGAGCCATAACCAGGCCTTCGGTTACGGCGACGGCTTCGAGCGCGGCGGCGTGCGCTTTTCCTTCCATCCCGCGGGGCATGTGCTCGGCAGCGCGCAGATCCTGATGGAATATCGGGGCGAGCGGATCGTCGTCACCGGCGATTACAAGCGCCGCGCCGACCCGACCTGCGCGCCCTTCGAGGTCGTGCCGTGCGACATTTTCGTCACCGAGGCGACCTTCGGCCTGCCGGTGTTCCGCCATCCGCCCACGGGGGACGAGATCGCCAAGCTGCTCGCCGCGGTGCGCGCTGAGCCCGAGCGGTCGGTGCTCGTCGGCGCCTATGCGTTGGGGAAGGCGCAGCGCGTGATCACCGAATTGCGCGGCGCCGGATGGGATGCGCCGATCTATATCCACGGCGCGCTCGAGAAGATGTGCCAGCTTTATGCGATCCACGGCGTCGAGCTCGGCGAACTGCGGCTCGTTTCGGAGACCGGCAAGGCCGAGATGGCGGGGCAGATCGTCCTCGCGCCGCCGTCGGCGCTGAATGACCGCTGGTCGCGGCGGCTGCCCGATCCGGTGACCGCGATGGCGTCGGGCTGGATGCGTGTGCGCCAGCGCGCGCGCCAGCGGATGGTCGAACTGCCGCTTGTCATTTCGGACCATGCCGACTGGGACGAACTCACCGCGACGATCGCGGAGGTGAACCCGCGGGAGACATGGATCACCCACGGCAGCGAGGACGGCCTCTTGCGCTGGTGCGAGCTGACGCAGCGCAAGGCGCGCGCGCTGCATCTCGTCGGACGCGATGTCGAGGATGAGGGCGGGGAGGCGGCGGCGTGA
- a CDS encoding UdgX family uracil-DNA binding protein (This protein belongs to the uracil DNA glycosylase superfamily, members of which act in excision repair of DNA. However, it belongs more specifically to UdgX branch, whose founding member was found to bind uracil in DNA (where it does not belong), without cleaving it, appears to promote DNA repair by a pathway involving RecA, rather than base excision.), with product MSVHAIPERPARYFLLRSRARVERMRAAAVSLANPLTDTWRTRVPDEPAPDDDVTTLDALARAIDRCTRCPLYRNATQGVAGEGPKAARIMLVGEQPGDQEDRQGRPFVGPAGQLLDAALDEAGLDRRRLFLTNAVKHFKFEPRGKRRLHQNPTIAEIDICRWWLDKERALVEPELIVTLGASALRGVTGRSVSIKSMRGAVHRLEGGGRLIATVHPSFLLRMPDRTRAAAERAAFVADLIRARKLAA from the coding sequence ATGTCCGTCCACGCGATTCCCGAACGACCGGCCCGGTATTTCCTCCTCCGCTCGCGGGCGCGGGTGGAACGCATGCGCGCAGCGGCCGTTTCCCTTGCGAACCCGTTGACCGATACATGGCGGACGCGCGTGCCCGACGAACCGGCCCCCGATGATGATGTAACGACGCTGGACGCGCTGGCGCGCGCGATCGATCGCTGCACGCGCTGCCCGCTCTATCGCAACGCGACGCAGGGGGTCGCGGGCGAGGGGCCGAAGGCGGCGCGCATCATGCTCGTCGGCGAGCAGCCGGGCGATCAGGAGGATCGGCAGGGACGCCCCTTCGTCGGCCCGGCGGGGCAGTTGCTCGACGCGGCGCTGGACGAAGCGGGGCTCGACCGGCGGCGGCTGTTCCTCACCAATGCGGTCAAGCATTTCAAGTTCGAGCCGCGCGGCAAACGGCGGCTGCATCAGAATCCGACGATCGCGGAGATCGACATCTGCCGCTGGTGGCTCGACAAGGAGCGGGCGCTCGTCGAACCCGAGCTGATCGTCACGCTCGGCGCGAGCGCGCTGCGCGGCGTGACCGGGCGGAGCGTGAGCATCAAGTCGATGCGCGGCGCGGTGCATAGGTTGGAAGGGGGCGGCAGGCTGATCGCGACGGTCCATCCCTCCTTCCTGCTGCGCATGCCCGACCGGACGCGCGCCGCCGCCGAGCGCGCGGCCTTCGTCGCCGACCTGATCCGCGCGCGGAAACTCGCCGCCTGA
- a CDS encoding HWE histidine kinase domain-containing protein, whose product MSDGGDEEAKRAERLRLDTLREYRIMDTPPEAAFDRVTKMVADLYGVPIALVSFVGEHRQWVKSAHGLGAADTPRDIGFCRHVVAGGRSVMVTDAANDARFRDDPLVVGDLRARFHAGVPLRAYNGAILGTLCLIGGEERAPLTATEIERLEDFGGIIMAEADLRRIVGERDEARRTLERALDFSGIATWRYDARTGAIHWRGAVAELWGADHATALAHVDGFFDRIHPDDREAVRGVLGDSVASGAHYATEYRIQHPERGVRWIAVHGDWDVKTDDAILTGVSIDITEQKSRQENANLLMRELHHRMRNLFATVSAIISLTRHAAQGVDDYVERISSRLDALNRAQNVLLGANFMTGSMHALMREVEAAFPRIHWSGPDLLLPENALVAMALFFNELATNAAKHGALTGANGRVEVNWTQDAEGSDDRRFRLTWAESGGDKQVVAPDRTSFGTLLMERSVKNNLGGTIERRWEPSGLVVDITLPARWREA is encoded by the coding sequence GTGTCGGACGGGGGGGACGAAGAGGCGAAACGGGCCGAACGGCTGCGTCTCGATACGCTTCGCGAGTATCGCATCATGGACACCCCGCCCGAGGCGGCGTTCGACCGCGTGACCAAGATGGTCGCCGACCTTTATGGCGTACCGATCGCGCTGGTGTCGTTCGTCGGCGAGCACCGCCAATGGGTCAAGTCGGCCCATGGCCTCGGCGCGGCGGACACGCCGCGCGACATCGGTTTCTGCCGCCATGTCGTTGCCGGGGGGCGGTCCGTCATGGTGACCGATGCGGCGAATGATGCCCGCTTTCGCGACGATCCGCTCGTCGTTGGCGATCTTCGGGCGCGTTTTCATGCCGGGGTGCCGCTCCGCGCCTATAATGGCGCGATCCTGGGGACGCTGTGCCTGATCGGCGGCGAAGAGCGCGCGCCGTTGACCGCCACCGAAATCGAACGGCTGGAGGATTTCGGCGGCATCATCATGGCCGAGGCCGATCTGCGCCGCATTGTCGGCGAACGCGACGAGGCGCGGCGGACGCTCGAGCGCGCGCTCGATTTTTCGGGGATCGCGACCTGGCGCTACGATGCGCGCACCGGCGCGATCCACTGGCGCGGCGCGGTGGCCGAGCTGTGGGGTGCCGACCATGCGACCGCGCTCGCGCATGTCGACGGCTTCTTCGACCGCATCCATCCCGACGACCGCGAAGCCGTGCGCGGCGTGCTCGGCGATTCGGTGGCGAGCGGCGCGCATTATGCGACCGAATATCGCATCCAGCATCCCGAACGCGGCGTCCGCTGGATCGCCGTGCATGGCGACTGGGACGTCAAGACCGACGATGCGATCCTGACCGGCGTCAGCATCGACATCACCGAGCAGAAGAGCCGGCAGGAAAACGCCAATCTGCTGATGCGCGAACTGCACCACCGGATGCGCAATCTGTTCGCGACGGTCAGCGCGATCATCTCGCTCACCCGCCACGCGGCGCAGGGCGTCGACGATTATGTCGAGCGGATCAGCAGCCGGCTCGACGCGCTCAACCGCGCGCAGAATGTGCTGCTCGGCGCCAATTTCATGACGGGGTCGATGCACGCGCTGATGCGCGAGGTCGAGGCGGCCTTTCCGCGCATCCACTGGTCGGGCCCCGACCTGCTGCTCCCCGAAAACGCGCTGGTCGCGATGGCGCTGTTCTTCAACGAGCTCGCGACCAACGCCGCGAAGCATGGCGCGCTGACCGGCGCGAACGGCCGGGTCGAGGTGAACTGGACGCAGGACGCCGAAGGCAGCGACGATCGCCGGTTCCGCCTGACCTGGGCCGAAAGCGGCGGTGACAAGCAGGTGGTCGCGCCCGACCGCACCAGCTTCGGCACGCTGCTGATGGAGCGTAGCGTCAAGAACAACCTCGGCGGCACGATCGAACGGCGTTGGGAACCCAGCGGGCTGGTCGTCGACATCACGCTGCCCGCGCGGTGGCGCGAGGCGTAG
- a CDS encoding response regulator has product MTLGEEIRSHLPYLRRYARALTGSQQHGDNFVHTTLEVIVAAPGEFHSGDGTRIDLYRNFHRIWESAYIDEGEGAGEDEHPLVCAAHRRLAQLTPLGRQILLLTALEGFSVEEAGLITGTDRPTVEALLADAVGELDRESRTSVLIIEDEPLIAMELEQIVRDLGHRVAGIATTHEAAIAAFEETDAGLVLADIQLADGSSGIDAVQDILAIAPVPAIFITAFPERLLTGGRVEPTFLISKPFRENTVRAAISQSLLFTPQLAA; this is encoded by the coding sequence ATGACATTGGGCGAGGAAATTCGGAGCCATCTTCCCTATCTGCGCCGCTATGCGCGCGCGCTGACGGGCAGTCAGCAACATGGCGATAATTTCGTCCACACCACCCTCGAGGTCATCGTCGCGGCGCCCGGCGAGTTCCACAGCGGCGACGGCACGCGGATCGACCTCTACCGCAATTTTCACCGTATCTGGGAAAGCGCCTATATCGACGAGGGCGAAGGCGCCGGCGAGGACGAACACCCGCTGGTCTGCGCCGCGCATCGCCGGCTGGCGCAGCTGACCCCGCTCGGCCGGCAGATCCTGCTGCTCACCGCGCTCGAAGGCTTTTCGGTCGAAGAGGCCGGGCTGATCACCGGAACCGACCGCCCGACGGTCGAGGCGCTGCTCGCCGACGCGGTCGGCGAACTCGACCGCGAATCACGCACCTCGGTGCTGATCATCGAGGACGAGCCGCTGATCGCGATGGAGCTGGAACAGATCGTCCGCGACCTCGGCCACCGCGTCGCGGGGATCGCGACGACTCACGAGGCCGCGATCGCGGCGTTCGAGGAAACCGACGCCGGTCTCGTCCTTGCCGACATCCAGCTTGCCGACGGATCGTCGGGCATCGATGCGGTGCAGGACATCCTCGCGATCGCGCCGGTGCCCGCGATCTTCATCACCGCCTTTCCCGAACGGCTGCTCACCGGCGGGCGGGTCGAGCCGACCTTCTTGATCTCCAAGCCGTTCCGCGAGAATACGGTGCGCGCCGCGATCAGCCAGAGCCTGCTCTTCACGCCGCAGCTTGCGGCGTAA
- a CDS encoding sigma-70 family RNA polymerase sigma factor has translation MTSDQTPQPLDDASFKRELAAMLPHLRAFGRSLTGNADLADDLVQETMLKAWKARAQYIPGPASMKSWAFVILRNCFLSQMRRKKFTADYDELAAERLLVAPDDQDDSLHLADVQRALLMLPVDQREALVLIGAGQLSYEEGAAICGCAVGTMKSRVSRGRAALQAILESGEMPRRSTDEIPSSEAFRSIMENVDQLTANGSSPD, from the coding sequence GTGACTAGCGACCAGACGCCCCAGCCGCTCGACGACGCCAGCTTCAAGCGCGAGCTCGCCGCGATGTTGCCGCATCTGCGCGCGTTCGGGCGCAGCCTGACGGGCAACGCCGACCTCGCCGACGATCTGGTGCAGGAAACGATGCTGAAGGCGTGGAAGGCGCGCGCGCAATATATCCCGGGTCCCGCGAGCATGAAGAGCTGGGCCTTCGTCATCCTGCGCAACTGTTTCCTGTCGCAGATGCGGCGCAAGAAATTCACCGCCGACTATGACGAGTTGGCGGCCGAGCGGCTGCTCGTCGCGCCCGACGACCAGGACGACAGTCTGCACCTCGCCGACGTGCAGCGCGCGCTCTTGATGCTGCCCGTCGATCAGCGCGAGGCGCTGGTGCTGATCGGCGCGGGACAATTATCCTATGAGGAAGGCGCGGCGATCTGCGGCTGCGCGGTCGGCACGATGAAAAGCCGCGTGTCGCGCGGCCGCGCTGCGCTCCAGGCGATCCTCGAAAGCGGCGAGATGCCGCGGCGCAGCACCGACGAGATACCGTCGAGCGAAGCGTTCCGGTCGATCATGGAGAATGTCGACCAGCTGACGGCGAACGGGTCTTCGCCGGATTGA
- a CDS encoding NepR family anti-sigma factor: MNGKGTLPPGADAPRRDRGSFPGTYGDQWHRTLTGRQAPEPVSAKLRMIYGNIVSEQLPDNMLDLLSQLDQKSPKQ; this comes from the coding sequence ATGAACGGAAAGGGCACTCTCCCGCCCGGCGCCGATGCGCCGCGCCGCGACCGGGGAAGCTTCCCCGGCACCTATGGCGACCAGTGGCATCGCACGCTGACCGGGCGGCAGGCGCCCGAGCCGGTCAGCGCCAAGCTGCGCATGATCTATGGCAATATCGTTTCCGAACAACTGCCCGACAACATGCTCGACCTCCTGTCCCAGCTCGATCAGAAAAGCCCGAAGCAATAA
- a CDS encoding sigma-70 family RNA polymerase sigma factor produces MTRTPAAASQPQADTLSDSEFKALLAGVIPHLRAYGRSLSGNPDLADDLTQDTMVKAWASRDRFERGTSIKAWTFVILRNTFLSQMRRNKFVGEYDETAVERTMSTPANQEDSGEMADLQRGLMELPQDQREALILVGAGGMSYEEAASICDCALGTMKSRVSRARAALEEIMNSGQFSQKRADAPPSSEAVDAIMDSVETITARREAANR; encoded by the coding sequence ATGACCCGAACCCCCGCCGCTGCGTCGCAGCCGCAGGCCGACACCCTGTCGGACAGCGAATTCAAGGCGTTGCTCGCCGGCGTCATTCCGCATCTGCGCGCCTATGGCCGCAGCCTGTCGGGCAATCCGGACCTCGCCGACGACCTGACGCAGGACACGATGGTCAAGGCGTGGGCGTCGCGCGACCGTTTCGAGCGCGGCACGTCGATCAAGGCGTGGACCTTCGTCATCCTGCGCAACACCTTCCTGTCGCAGATGCGGCGCAACAAGTTCGTCGGCGAATATGACGAAACCGCGGTCGAGCGTACCATGTCGACCCCCGCGAATCAGGAAGACAGCGGCGAAATGGCCGACCTTCAGCGCGGCCTCATGGAATTGCCGCAGGACCAGCGCGAGGCGCTGATCCTCGTCGGCGCGGGCGGCATGTCCTACGAAGAGGCGGCGAGCATCTGCGACTGCGCGCTCGGGACGATGAAAAGCCGCGTGTCGCGCGCCCGCGCCGCGCTCGAGGAGATCATGAACAGCGGCCAATTCTCGCAGAAGCGCGCCGATGCGCCGCCGTCGAGCGAAGCGGTCGACGCGATCATGGACAGCGTCGAGACGATCACCGCGCGGCGCGAGGCGGCGAACCGTTAG
- a CDS encoding PQQ-dependent sugar dehydrogenase, with protein MKNLPPLALIAALAVAACSAPATTEAAPANTAKLDASGAHPATPLADAPFTVREIADFKEPWAMTFVPGTRAALITERAGKLKLWQENGPTQDVAGVPAVAYGGQGGFGDVIVAPDFAASGTIYLSWVEAGSGDTAGAVVGKAKLVQGAAPRIEGLEIIWKQYPKVTGRGHYSHRLAFSPDGKYLFIGSGERQKFDPAQDMNANLGKIVRLNADGSVPADNPFADQGGVTAQIWSLGHRNILGLAFDSTGKLWNQEMGPKGGDEVNLVAAKANYGYPIVSNGDHYDGKDIPDHVTRPEYAAPKLWWNPSVSPAGLAFYDGDLYPGWKNSLLMGALSGEGLIRMGIDGETLHKSDRWDFRQRIREVEVRDDGSVWLLTDGEDGKLVKLVPKK; from the coding sequence ATGAAGAACCTGCCCCCCCTCGCCCTGATCGCCGCGCTCGCCGTCGCCGCCTGCTCGGCGCCCGCCACGACCGAGGCCGCCCCGGCCAACACGGCGAAGCTCGATGCGTCGGGCGCACACCCCGCGACCCCGCTCGCCGACGCGCCCTTCACCGTGCGGGAGATCGCGGATTTCAAAGAGCCCTGGGCGATGACCTTCGTCCCCGGCACCCGCGCCGCGCTGATCACCGAGCGGGCGGGCAAACTCAAACTCTGGCAGGAAAATGGCCCGACGCAGGATGTCGCGGGCGTGCCCGCCGTCGCTTATGGCGGCCAGGGCGGTTTCGGCGACGTGATCGTCGCGCCCGATTTCGCTGCGAGCGGCACCATTTACCTCAGCTGGGTCGAAGCGGGCAGCGGCGACACCGCCGGCGCCGTCGTCGGCAAGGCGAAGCTCGTTCAGGGCGCGGCGCCGCGGATCGAGGGGTTAGAGATCATCTGGAAACAATATCCCAAGGTGACGGGCCGCGGCCATTATTCGCACCGCCTCGCCTTCTCGCCCGACGGCAAATATCTCTTCATCGGGTCGGGCGAGCGGCAGAAATTTGATCCCGCGCAGGATATGAACGCGAATCTCGGCAAGATCGTCCGCCTCAACGCCGACGGCAGCGTCCCCGCGGATAACCCCTTTGCGGATCAGGGCGGCGTGACGGCGCAAATCTGGTCGCTCGGCCACCGCAATATCCTCGGCCTCGCTTTCGACAGCACCGGCAAGCTCTGGAATCAGGAAATGGGGCCGAAGGGCGGCGACGAGGTCAATCTCGTCGCGGCGAAAGCCAATTACGGCTATCCGATCGTTTCGAACGGCGACCATTATGACGGCAAGGACATTCCCGACCATGTGACGCGCCCCGAATATGCGGCGCCGAAGCTGTGGTGGAATCCCTCGGTCTCGCCCGCCGGGCTCGCCTTCTATGACGGCGACCTTTATCCCGGCTGGAAGAACAGCCTGCTGATGGGCGCGCTCTCCGGTGAAGGCCTCATCCGCATGGGCATCGACGGCGAGACGCTGCACAAGTCCGACCGGTGGGATTTCCGCCAGCGCATCCGCGAGGTCGAGGTGCGCGACGACGGCTCGGTCTGGCTGCTCACCGACGGCGAGGACGGCAAGCTGGTGAAGCTCGTCCCGAAGAAGTAG
- a CDS encoding alpha/beta fold hydrolase: protein MIRGFLTRRAEWPARVPDPDAPPPLKLLWREVGSLARAIGGRIRPLPPEPNPDSEHPPVMVLPGFLSGDWATKALRADLRRAGFRCYAWGLGFNRGATADIIERIDTRVQWIIDRTGYAPALVGWSLGGIYAREYAKHHPDRVARVVTLGSPFSGSRRANRAWRLYHLIARHPVDNPPIDFHPAPRPEMPTFALWSKHDGVVAVNSARGLPHESDRQVEVDCGHMGFAYAPTSVAAIVKALTEEVGADE from the coding sequence ATGATCCGCGGCTTCCTCACCCGGCGCGCCGAATGGCCCGCGCGTGTCCCCGATCCCGACGCGCCGCCGCCGCTGAAATTGCTGTGGCGCGAGGTCGGATCGCTGGCGCGCGCGATCGGCGGGCGCATCCGGCCGCTGCCCCCCGAACCCAATCCCGACAGCGAACATCCGCCGGTGATGGTGCTCCCCGGCTTTCTGTCGGGTGACTGGGCGACCAAGGCCCTGCGCGCCGACCTTCGCCGCGCGGGCTTTCGCTGCTATGCCTGGGGCCTCGGCTTCAACCGCGGCGCGACCGCCGACATCATCGAGCGGATCGACACCCGCGTCCAGTGGATCATCGACCGCACGGGCTATGCCCCCGCGCTCGTCGGCTGGAGTCTGGGCGGCATCTACGCCCGCGAATATGCCAAGCATCATCCGGACAGGGTCGCGCGCGTGGTGACGCTCGGCTCGCCTTTCTCGGGCAGCCGCCGCGCCAACCGCGCGTGGCGCCTCTATCATCTGATCGCGCGCCATCCGGTCGACAATCCGCCGATCGACTTCCACCCCGCGCCGCGCCCCGAAATGCCGACCTTCGCGCTGTGGTCGAAGCATGACGGCGTCGTCGCGGTGAACAGCGCGCGCGGCCTTCCCCACGAAAGCGACCGGCAGGTCGAGGTCGATTGCGGCCATATGGGCTTCGCCTATGCCCCCACCTCGGTCGCGGCGATCGTCAAGGCGCTGACCGAAGAGGTCGGGGCAGACGAGTAA
- a CDS encoding GNAT family N-acetyltransferase — MTDTLLALSTDHCRITPLLADDARALAAITDETVTSRVHFLPAPFTEADARALIAGSGGGDVFHAVRDASGLDLNGVIGVHRRPGGEYEIGYWFAARVRGKGVATEAVRAVVEALAASRPGSTIVAECHPDNERSRALLRRIGFVSTGRPGKRPGRMLMTWRAAPAWRIDVC, encoded by the coding sequence ATGACCGATACTCTGCTTGCCCTGTCGACCGACCATTGCCGTATCACGCCGCTGCTGGCCGACGATGCGCGCGCGCTCGCCGCGATCACCGACGAGACGGTGACCTCGCGCGTGCATTTCCTGCCCGCCCCCTTCACCGAAGCCGACGCCCGTGCGCTGATCGCGGGGTCGGGCGGCGGCGACGTCTTTCACGCGGTGCGCGACGCAAGCGGCCTCGACCTCAACGGCGTGATCGGCGTCCATCGCCGGCCGGGCGGCGAATATGAGATCGGTTACTGGTTCGCGGCGCGCGTGAGGGGCAAGGGGGTCGCGACCGAGGCGGTACGCGCGGTGGTCGAGGCGCTCGCCGCATCGCGGCCGGGCTCGACGATCGTCGCCGAATGCCATCCCGACAACGAACGATCGCGCGCGCTGCTGCGCCGTATCGGCTTCGTGTCGACGGGGCGACCGGGCAAGCGGCCGGGGCGGATGCTGATGACGTGGCGCGCCGCGCCGGCCTGGCGCATCGATGTGTGCTGA